The Peribacillus sp. FSL P2-0133 genome has a segment encoding these proteins:
- a CDS encoding MFS transporter, giving the protein MKQSTRMGLFQSLYSAGMFLGPVIIGILIEVFSRSTGYLIMGALSIVSTILIKTSIKRPKKEATNEEYPLEEMLIERK; this is encoded by the coding sequence ATTAAACAATCCACGAGAATGGGCTTGTTCCAAAGTTTATATTCTGCTGGAATGTTTTTAGGACCCGTCATAATTGGCATCTTGATTGAAGTGTTTTCAAGATCGACAGGCTACCTGATCATGGGTGCATTATCAATTGTTTCTACCATTCTTATTAAAACCTCCATAAAACGCCCAAAAAAAGAAGCTACAAATGAAGAATATCCTCTTGAAGAGATGCTGATTGAAAGAAAATAG
- a CDS encoding HAD family hydrolase — MNNKAIVLDLDGTTLNERNTVNETLEQYIGELRKSGKLIFIATGRTLEEVRDVLPSGMEADGMVTANGMSVFIGKKQIVEHALSTELVEELVAKAGAEEIFYEVHPNDGTRMALLKDKDYMVKQGLIPKPETVDENEWLSRQDAVEDKIRWSEQLDISSVAKIYFFSNEMNTIRKWKAELEKIKQYNAFTTASSTHHNVEVTVEGITKATGVQLLLKHFQLAPENILAVGDGENDLPLFQLAGHCVAMKNATDLVKEQADEVTDHSYRADGLYRFLKGMFH; from the coding sequence ATGAACAACAAAGCAATTGTGCTCGATTTGGATGGCACGACATTGAACGAAAGAAATACTGTGAATGAAACGCTGGAACAATACATAGGCGAACTTAGGAAAAGTGGTAAGCTGATTTTCATTGCGACAGGAAGAACACTGGAAGAAGTGAGGGACGTTTTACCGTCCGGCATGGAAGCCGATGGAATGGTGACCGCCAATGGAATGTCCGTATTTATCGGAAAGAAACAGATTGTCGAACACGCCCTGTCGACGGAACTTGTGGAGGAATTGGTCGCCAAAGCAGGAGCGGAAGAGATTTTTTACGAAGTTCATCCGAACGATGGAACACGGATGGCATTACTTAAAGATAAAGACTATATGGTTAAACAAGGTTTGATTCCAAAGCCTGAGACAGTCGATGAAAATGAATGGCTATCAAGACAGGATGCAGTGGAAGACAAAATAAGATGGTCAGAACAACTGGATATAAGCAGCGTAGCCAAAATTTACTTCTTCAGCAATGAAATGAATACGATTCGAAAATGGAAAGCGGAATTGGAGAAAATCAAGCAGTACAATGCCTTTACCACAGCTTCCTCCACCCATCATAATGTAGAAGTGACCGTGGAAGGCATCACAAAAGCAACAGGCGTTCAACTGCTGCTGAAGCATTTCCAGCTAGCACCGGAAAATATCCTGGCAGTAGGCGATGGCGAAAATGACCTCCCGCTATTCCAACTCGCCGGACATTGCGTTGCCATGAAAAACGCCACGGACCTGGTCAAAGAACAGGCGGATGAAGTGACGGATCATTCATATAGAGCAGATGGACTGTATCGCTTTTTAAAGGGAATGTTTCACTAA
- a CDS encoding PTS ascorbate transporter subunit IIC yields MLELIMNDILGTPSILVGLFALIGLLLQRKSSADVVSGTLKTVMGFIIIGAGAAVLIGALDIFSKMFDHAFNVQGVIPNNEAIVAAAQSDFGTSTALIMVFGMVVNVLLARFTPFKYIFLTGHHTLFMACLLAVTLSVGGLNGFPLILVGSILLGVCMVMFPALLQPYVRKITGSDDFAIGHFGTIGYFVSATVGKWFGNKEKTTEQIKVPKSLGFLRDTSVAVSLTMTMFFVIVALFAGQNYIETELSGGSNFIVFSFIQAITFAAGVYIILAGVRMLIAEIVPAFKGIADKVAPNTKPALDCPTIFPFAPNAVIIGFLFSFLAGLLSMFLLPVLGLKVIVPGLVPHFFTGAAAGVFGNATGGRSGAMLGSFANGLIISFLPAILLVFLGDVGFEGTTFGDSDFGVVGLLILSVMKLLGLS; encoded by the coding sequence ATGCTGGAACTTATCATGAATGACATCTTGGGTACACCTTCCATACTTGTGGGGCTGTTTGCCCTCATTGGACTGCTGTTACAGCGGAAATCCAGTGCGGATGTTGTATCTGGAACGCTAAAAACCGTCATGGGCTTCATTATCATTGGAGCGGGAGCGGCAGTGCTCATTGGCGCCCTTGATATATTCAGTAAAATGTTCGATCATGCATTCAATGTACAAGGCGTCATACCGAATAACGAAGCCATTGTCGCAGCCGCCCAAAGTGATTTTGGGACTTCGACTGCACTAATCATGGTTTTTGGTATGGTTGTCAATGTTTTGCTGGCTCGTTTCACGCCATTTAAATATATATTCTTAACGGGACACCATACCTTATTCATGGCTTGTTTACTTGCAGTCACGCTATCGGTCGGCGGGCTCAACGGATTTCCGCTTATCTTGGTCGGTTCCATTCTATTGGGAGTATGCATGGTGATGTTCCCAGCCCTCCTTCAGCCATACGTACGGAAGATTACCGGAAGCGATGATTTTGCCATCGGCCATTTCGGGACAATCGGATATTTTGTATCCGCGACAGTTGGAAAATGGTTTGGAAATAAGGAAAAAACGACGGAGCAAATCAAGGTTCCTAAATCTTTAGGATTCCTGAGGGACACATCAGTTGCTGTATCGCTTACGATGACGATGTTCTTTGTGATCGTCGCATTGTTTGCCGGACAGAACTATATTGAAACGGAATTATCCGGTGGTTCGAACTTCATCGTATTCTCTTTCATCCAGGCGATAACATTTGCTGCAGGAGTCTACATCATTCTTGCAGGGGTACGGATGTTAATTGCTGAAATCGTCCCTGCATTCAAAGGGATTGCCGATAAAGTGGCGCCGAATACAAAACCTGCATTGGACTGTCCGACTATCTTTCCATTCGCTCCAAATGCAGTGATCATCGGGTTCCTATTCAGTTTCTTAGCTGGACTATTATCCATGTTCCTCCTTCCGGTACTTGGATTGAAAGTAATCGTTCCGGGGCTCGTACCGCATTTCTTCACCGGAGCTGCAGCAGGTGTATTCGGAAATGCCACAGGAGGCAGAAGCGGAGCGATGCTTGGATCCTTTGCCAACGGGCTCATCATTAGTTTCCTGCCGGCAATACTCCTGGTCTTCTTGGGGGATGTAGGGTTTGAAGGTACCACATTTGGTGATTCGGATTTCGGTGTGGTCGGTCTCTTGATCCTAAGCGTCATGAAACTTTTAGGATTATCCTAA
- a CDS encoding PTS sugar transporter subunit IIB, whose protein sequence is MKKIMVVCGNGLGSSFIMEMNVKKALTEMGKTAKVDHTDLASAKTVQADIYLGAADIVGQLDDGTRTIVTLENMMSIPEITSKLASHL, encoded by the coding sequence ATGAAGAAAATCATGGTAGTATGCGGAAACGGATTGGGAAGCAGCTTCATCATGGAGATGAATGTGAAGAAAGCGTTGACGGAAATGGGTAAGACAGCCAAGGTGGATCATACGGATCTGGCATCCGCAAAAACGGTTCAGGCAGATATTTACCTGGGAGCGGCTGATATTGTCGGTCAGCTGGATGATGGAACCCGGACGATCGTCACACTGGAAAACATGATGAGCATTCCTGAAATCACATCGAAATTGGCTTCACATCTATAA
- a CDS encoding PTS sugar transporter subunit IIB, which produces MKIMVVCGNGLGSSFIMEMNVKKALTEMGKTAEVDHTDLASAKTVQADIFLGAADIVGQLDDGTRTIVTLENMMSIPEIKSKLEMHVG; this is translated from the coding sequence ATGAAAATCATGGTAGTATGCGGGAACGGATTGGGAAGCAGCTTCATCATGGAGATGAATGTGAAGAAAGCATTGACGGAAATGGGTAAGACGGCCGAGGTGGATCATACGGATCTGGCATCCGCAAAAACGGTTCAGGCGGATATTTTCCTGGGAGCGGCGGATATTGTCGGTCAGTTGGATGATGGAACCCGGACGATCGTCACATTGGAGAACATGATGAGCATCCCTGAAATCAAATCTAAATTGGAAATGCATGTAGGATAA